One Megasphaera vaginalis (ex Bordigoni et al. 2020) genomic region harbors:
- a CDS encoding Tex family protein: MNQIEVIRRIATMLSLRPNQVETALNLFAQGNTVPFIARYRKEATQLLDEVQLRQIRERYAYEEKLARRKETVRQALAAQNALTEDLADALAAACVLQDVEDLYRPFKPTRRTKAAAAREAGLKPLAELFRKQVKNGPPPEKAAESYLTNTVKTADAAIQGAMYILSEDLAGNSTYRRYLREELWKTARLSCTLTVADAEAGPMLTYKNFNEKIRRLPGYRMLAINRGEAQKLLKSVLQTDTDKHIAHLVGMIISGPSPYAEILKDAAKDSYQRLIFPQLEREIRSELTASAEKQAISVFADNLRSLLLQPPFAGQVIMGLDPGYRTGCKCAVIDATGKVLDHGTYHLVGSKKQQQDAAEALTAWVKKHGITLISIGNGTASYETEQFVSHLIQHGNLTCSYMITNEAGASVYSASMLAREELPDLDVTIRGAVSIARRIQDPLAEAVKIDPKAIGVGQYQHDVDQKMLSAALDDVVESVVNAVGVDLNTASAALLRHVAGLTATTAANIVAYRKKNGPFRNRQDLNAVPRLGPSTFMQCAGFLRIKDGEEPLDNTAVHPESYALAKKILQHCGIHHEEREDTAALHLLQSKLPPNATAALAEKLHAGEPTIRDILAELCKPGRDLRDTMPQPLTRQKILSLDELQIGTTVRGTVQNVVDFGAFVDFGLKTPGLVHRSKLCRKPFCHPLDVVRVGDIVDAVIVAVDSRRGRISLSMTDVANNDTGKTTCK, from the coding sequence ATGAATCAAATCGAAGTCATACGGCGTATCGCCACCATGTTGTCGCTCCGCCCAAACCAAGTGGAAACGGCATTAAACCTGTTTGCACAGGGAAATACCGTGCCCTTTATCGCCCGCTACCGGAAAGAAGCCACGCAGCTTCTCGACGAAGTACAACTGCGGCAAATAAGGGAACGATATGCCTACGAAGAAAAGCTGGCCCGCCGTAAGGAGACCGTTCGCCAAGCACTGGCCGCGCAAAACGCCTTAACGGAAGATTTGGCCGACGCATTGGCTGCCGCCTGCGTTCTCCAAGATGTAGAAGACCTGTACCGGCCATTCAAACCAACAAGGCGGACGAAAGCGGCGGCGGCTCGCGAAGCCGGTCTGAAACCGCTGGCCGAATTGTTTCGCAAACAGGTAAAAAACGGTCCGCCGCCGGAAAAGGCTGCCGAATCCTATCTGACGAATACCGTGAAAACAGCAGACGCGGCCATTCAGGGAGCGATGTACATCTTGTCCGAAGATCTCGCGGGAAACAGTACTTATCGCCGCTATCTGCGCGAAGAGCTATGGAAAACGGCCAGACTGTCCTGTACCCTCACCGTTGCCGACGCAGAAGCCGGACCGATGCTGACCTATAAAAATTTCAACGAAAAAATCCGTCGATTACCGGGATATCGGATGCTGGCCATTAACCGCGGCGAAGCGCAAAAATTGTTGAAATCGGTATTACAAACTGATACGGACAAGCACATTGCGCATTTGGTTGGCATGATCATCAGCGGCCCGTCTCCTTATGCGGAAATCCTGAAAGATGCGGCAAAAGACAGTTATCAACGTCTCATTTTCCCGCAACTGGAACGGGAGATCCGCAGCGAACTGACAGCCAGTGCCGAAAAGCAGGCTATCAGCGTCTTCGCAGACAATCTGCGCAGTCTCCTTTTACAACCTCCATTTGCGGGACAAGTCATTATGGGCCTTGATCCCGGCTACCGGACAGGCTGCAAATGCGCCGTCATTGATGCGACGGGAAAGGTATTGGATCACGGCACTTATCACCTTGTCGGTTCAAAAAAACAACAACAGGATGCCGCCGAGGCTCTGACCGCCTGGGTTAAAAAACACGGTATCACCTTAATCTCCATCGGCAACGGAACAGCTTCCTACGAAACGGAGCAATTCGTTTCCCATTTAATTCAGCATGGCAATCTTACCTGTTCCTATATGATTACCAATGAAGCCGGTGCTTCCGTTTATTCCGCTTCGATGTTGGCCCGCGAAGAGCTTCCCGATCTCGACGTAACGATCCGCGGCGCCGTTTCTATTGCCCGTCGAATACAAGATCCCCTTGCGGAAGCCGTAAAGATCGATCCGAAAGCCATCGGCGTAGGGCAATATCAGCATGACGTCGATCAAAAGATGCTCTCCGCTGCCCTGGACGACGTCGTCGAATCTGTCGTCAACGCTGTCGGCGTCGACTTGAACACGGCATCTGCCGCCTTGTTGCGTCATGTTGCGGGATTGACGGCGACAACGGCAGCCAATATCGTTGCCTATCGGAAGAAAAACGGCCCTTTCCGTAATCGGCAGGATTTGAACGCCGTTCCACGTCTGGGACCGTCGACGTTTATGCAGTGCGCCGGCTTTCTCCGCATCAAAGACGGCGAAGAACCGCTTGACAATACAGCCGTCCACCCCGAATCATACGCATTGGCCAAAAAAATTCTACAGCACTGCGGCATTCATCACGAAGAACGGGAGGACACCGCCGCATTACATTTGCTGCAAAGCAAACTGCCACCAAATGCGACTGCGGCATTAGCCGAAAAACTCCATGCAGGCGAACCGACAATTCGCGATATTCTCGCTGAATTGTGTAAGCCGGGTCGTGATCTCCGCGACACGATGCCGCAACCGCTGACGCGACAAAAGATACTCTCCCTCGACGAACTGCAAATAGGAACGACTGTCCGCGGTACAGTGCAAAATGTCGTCGATTTCGGCGCCTTTGTCGATTTCGGATTAAAAACGCCGGGTCTCGTGCACCGCTCCAAACTTTGCAGAAAGCCATTCTGCCATCCCTTAGATGTCGTCCGCGTCGGTGATATTGTTGATGCCGTAATCGTAGCCGTTGATTCCCGAAGAGGTCGCATCAGTCTTTCCATGACGGATGTCGCGAACAACGATACTGGAAAAACAACCTGCAAATGA
- a CDS encoding TerC family protein translates to MNIILIDLALGGDNSIIIGMAAKNLPRDLQKKAIFYGTGGAIILRFLMAAVVVWLLQIPYLKTVGGILLVIIGIKLIGGRSQENVHVTAKDSLLGAIKTIIAADALMSLDNVLGIVAATGGHLGLLLFGMLVSVPIIVYGSTVVIRIMTRFPALIYVGGLILGWAAGGMVATDLSLPFASGNELFIKVGLTVLTVAGGLLWKYLPDYYLT, encoded by the coding sequence ATGAATATTATTTTGATCGATCTCGCTTTAGGCGGGGACAACTCGATTATTATCGGTATGGCGGCAAAAAATCTGCCTCGTGATTTGCAAAAAAAAGCGATTTTTTACGGTACCGGAGGCGCGATTATCCTGCGTTTTCTGATGGCGGCCGTCGTTGTTTGGCTGCTCCAGATACCGTATTTGAAGACCGTAGGCGGCATTCTTCTAGTCATTATCGGGATCAAGCTGATCGGCGGCCGTTCTCAAGAGAATGTGCATGTGACGGCCAAGGATTCGCTGCTGGGAGCGATCAAAACGATTATCGCCGCTGATGCGCTGATGAGCCTTGATAACGTCCTCGGTATTGTTGCCGCCACAGGTGGGCACTTAGGACTATTATTATTCGGTATGCTCGTGTCCGTTCCCATCATCGTTTACGGCAGCACCGTCGTTATTCGGATCATGACGCGTTTTCCGGCGCTTATCTACGTTGGCGGCCTGATTCTCGGTTGGGCGGCGGGCGGCATGGTGGCGACGGACCTCTCTCTTCCTTTTGCCTCCGGCAACGAGCTTTTTATCAAAGTGGGACTAACTGTTCTTACCGTCGCCGGCGGTTTGTTGTGGAAATACTTGCCTGATTATTACTTGACATAA